Below is a window of Pseudodesulfovibrio sp. 5S69 DNA.
CACGGGTCCGTTTTCGACAACCAGGAAAAAGTGCGCATGGTCCGACGGCTCATTCTCGGCCTGGAGAAGGCCGGCGTGACCAAAATCCTGTACATGCCGGACGGCTACGCCATCGTGCCCAGGGCGCTGAACGCCATTTCCCCTTCCATCCCCGTGGAGCCGGTGGAAATGCCCATCCGCAACAACCAGACCGACACCACCACAGCGGCGGGCATCATGGAGACCCTCGGCGCACAGTGCCTCGTCATCCTCGGCGGCGACGGCACCAGCCGGGCGGCCTGCAAAGGTTCGACAGCCGTACCTCTTCTACCGCTCTCCACGGGGACCAACAACGTCTTCCCGATCATGGGGGAGGCCACCGTGGCCGGGCTGGCCGCAGGGCTCGTGGCCAGCGGCCGCCTGCCCCGGGAAGCCTGCTGCTACCGGTCCTGCATGTTCGACATCCTGATCGACAACAAGGTCGTGGATATGGCATTGGTGGACGCGGCCGTGTACGACGACGTCTTTCTCGGCTCCAAGGCCGTGTGGCACATGGAGAAGGTCCCCCAACTGTTCATGACCCGGTGCAGCGCCAGCGCCATCGGGCTGTCGGCCATCGGCGGGCAGTTGCGCTCCATCCGCCCGGAGGAGCCGCTCGGCCTGGCCATCAGGCTGGGCGAGGGCGCGCCCGTGGTCGTCTCGGCGGCCATCGCGCCGGGCATGTTCGCCGACGTGCCCATCTGCGGCATCTCGGAGATGTGCCCAGGAGAAATTTTCAACATCGAGACGAGCCCCGGTCTCATCGCCCTGGACGGCGAACGCGAGGTGGAGATCCCGACCGGGTCCCACGCCTCCATCCGCCTGAACATCGACGGGCCTATGGTCATCGACGTGGACAAGACCATGGCGCTGGCCAGGACCGAGGGGTTGTTTCGCCAACCGTCTTAAAAGAGAGGAACAGTCATGAGCGACGTACTGAAGGCCGCGTTCATCTTCGTGGCACCGAACGCCGATCCGGCGCGCAACCGCAACTGGGTCAAGACCGAGGCTGTGGAACTGCTGGCCGTGGCCGTGAAGGACTATGATCAGGCCGAGGCCCTGGCCAAGGATCTGGTTGAAAAGGACGGCATCAAGGCTATCGAGTTGTGCGGCGGGTTCGGCGCGGCCGGAACGGCGCGTATCGCCGCGGCCGTGGACGTCCCGGTGGGCGTGGTCCGTTTCGACGTCCACCCTGGCCTGGGCAACGTCAGCGGCGATACCCTGTTCGGCTAGCCGAAAAAAAAGGGGAGCCCTCCGCGCCGAAGGCGCAAACAGGGGATGGAAGGGTGCAAACCCTTCCCCGCCGACCAATCCGCAGGACAGCGGATTTGGACGCCGGTCTTTACGGCGCCCCGAAGGGGTGAGCCCCAGGACGGGGCGAATCAAGGCGAAATCACCCGGCAATCGCCGCGAAGCGGCCTTCTGATTTGATTTCTCCCCGGCTGAGGATCTAGCCTAGCTCCCGGCGAGCACGTGCTGCTTGGTCACGAAGCAGGTGAACGTGCCGCTGAAGACCACGTCCTCTCCGCAGGAGACCTCCACCTTGACCAGGTGCTTGCGCTCCTGCGGGGTCTCATCCTGCGCCCTGGCCACAAGCACGTCGCCCACGCGGGACGGCTTGAGGAAGCGGGTCTCGGCCGCGCCCAGGACCACGTTGGGGTGGTTCACGGAGAGCATGGCCGCATAGTCGGCCAGCCCGAAGATGAAGCCGCCGTGCACCAGGCCGCTGGCGT
It encodes the following:
- a CDS encoding NAD(+)/NADH kinase: MSIAAILANPASGKDIRRLVAHGSVFDNQEKVRMVRRLILGLEKAGVTKILYMPDGYAIVPRALNAISPSIPVEPVEMPIRNNQTDTTTAAGIMETLGAQCLVILGGDGTSRAACKGSTAVPLLPLSTGTNNVFPIMGEATVAGLAAGLVASGRLPREACCYRSCMFDILIDNKVVDMALVDAAVYDDVFLGSKAVWHMEKVPQLFMTRCSASAIGLSAIGGQLRSIRPEEPLGLAIRLGEGAPVVVSAAIAPGMFADVPICGISEMCPGEIFNIETSPGLIALDGEREVEIPTGSHASIRLNIDGPMVIDVDKTMALARTEGLFRQPS
- a CDS encoding PaaI family thioesterase, which codes for MEIKTHESIDRTLCGEPVEVAEGTSTVRLACTANMAADASGLVHGGFIFGLADYAAMLSVNHPNVVLGAAETRFLKPSRVGDVLVARAQDETPQERKHLVKVEVSCGEDVVFSGTFTCFVTKQHVLAGS
- a CDS encoding DUF6506 family protein; its protein translation is MSDVLKAAFIFVAPNADPARNRNWVKTEAVELLAVAVKDYDQAEALAKDLVEKDGIKAIELCGGFGAAGTARIAAAVDVPVGVVRFDVHPGLGNVSGDTLFG